A genomic window from Lutra lutra chromosome 17, mLutLut1.2, whole genome shotgun sequence includes:
- the BBC3 gene encoding bcl-2-binding component 3 isoform X2, with translation MARARQEGSSPEPVEGLSRDGPRPFPLSRLVPSAVSCGLCEPGLPAAPAAPALLPAAYLCAPTAPPAVTAALGGPRWPGGPRSRPRGPRPDGPQPSLSPAEPHLESPVPSAPGALAGGPTQAAPGVRGEEEQWAREIGAQLRRMADDLNALYERRRQEEQQRHRPSPWRVLYNLIMGLLPLPRGRGAPEMEPN, from the exons ATGGCCCGAGCACGCCAGGAGGGCAGCTCCCCGGAGCCCGTAGAGGGCCTGTCCCGCGACGGCCCGCGCCCCTTTCCCCTCAGCCGCCTGGTGCCCTCGGCGGTGTCCTGTGGCCTCTGCGAGCCCGGCctgcccgccgcccccgccgctcCCGCCCTGCTGCCCGCCGCCTACCTCTGCGCCCCCACCGCCCCTCCCGCCGTCACCGCCGCCCTGGGGGGCCCCCGCTGGCCTGGGGGTCCCCGCAGCCGGCCCCGAGGCCCGCGCCCCGACG GTCCTCAGCCCTCACTCTCGCCGGCGGAGCCGCACCTGGAATCGCCGGTGCCCAGTGCCCCGGGGGCCCTGGCGGGCGgccccacccaggcagccccgggAGTccggggggaggaggagcagtggGCCCGGGAGATCGGGGCCCAGCTGCGGAGGATGGCGGACGACCTCAACGCGCTGTACGAGCGGCGG aGACAAGAGGAGCAGCAGCGACACCGCCCCTCCCCCTGGAGGGTCCTGTACAATCTCATCATGGGACTCCTGCCCTTACCCAGGGGCCGTGGAGCCCCAGAGATGGAGCCCAATTAG
- the BBC3 gene encoding bcl-2-binding component 3 isoform X1, with the protein MGGGPHLGDPATDPRWTVLWGHRSCLQCPVWALCVGRPSLDPCPPKAPGSAMARARQEGSSPEPVEGLSRDGPRPFPLSRLVPSAVSCGLCEPGLPAAPAAPALLPAAYLCAPTAPPAVTAALGGPRWPGGPRSRPRGPRPDGPQPSLSPAEPHLESPVPSAPGALAGGPTQAAPGVRGEEEQWAREIGAQLRRMADDLNALYERRRQEEQQRHRPSPWRVLYNLIMGLLPLPRGRGAPEMEPN; encoded by the exons ATGGGAGGCGGTCCCCACCTGGGGGACCCTGCGACAGACCCTCGGTGGACAGTCCTGTGGGGCCATCGCAGCTGCCTACAGTGCCCCGTCTGGGCCCTGTGTGTTGGGAGACCTTCCCTGGACCCCTGCCCCCCAAAG GCCCCAGGGAGCGCCATGGCCCGAGCACGCCAGGAGGGCAGCTCCCCGGAGCCCGTAGAGGGCCTGTCCCGCGACGGCCCGCGCCCCTTTCCCCTCAGCCGCCTGGTGCCCTCGGCGGTGTCCTGTGGCCTCTGCGAGCCCGGCctgcccgccgcccccgccgctcCCGCCCTGCTGCCCGCCGCCTACCTCTGCGCCCCCACCGCCCCTCCCGCCGTCACCGCCGCCCTGGGGGGCCCCCGCTGGCCTGGGGGTCCCCGCAGCCGGCCCCGAGGCCCGCGCCCCGACG GTCCTCAGCCCTCACTCTCGCCGGCGGAGCCGCACCTGGAATCGCCGGTGCCCAGTGCCCCGGGGGCCCTGGCGGGCGgccccacccaggcagccccgggAGTccggggggaggaggagcagtggGCCCGGGAGATCGGGGCCCAGCTGCGGAGGATGGCGGACGACCTCAACGCGCTGTACGAGCGGCGG aGACAAGAGGAGCAGCAGCGACACCGCCCCTCCCCCTGGAGGGTCCTGTACAATCTCATCATGGGACTCCTGCCCTTACCCAGGGGCCGTGGAGCCCCAGAGATGGAGCCCAATTAG